A window from Triticum aestivum cultivar Chinese Spring chromosome 6D, IWGSC CS RefSeq v2.1, whole genome shotgun sequence encodes these proteins:
- the LOC123145646 gene encoding glucan endo-1,3-beta-glucosidase GV codes for MAPPRGRLLAAALCLLFLAGADAGTVGVNWGRVANDLPSPAAVVQLLKQHGIAQVKLYDTEPAVLRALAGSGIKVVVALPNEQLAAAARRPSYALAWVRRNVAAYYPATQIQGIAVGNEVFATAANVTAQLVPAMTNVHAALARLNMDKAVKVSSPVALSALANSYPPSAGVFREELAQSVMKPMLDFLARTGSDLMVNCYPFFAYADNAGVISLDYALFRPNAGELDSGSGLKYYSLLDAQLDAVFAAVGKLGSYNGVHVVVSETGWPSKGDAKEVGAGAANAAAYNGNLVRRVLSRNAGTPRRPDADVDVYLFALFNENQKPGPTSERNYGVFYPNQQKVYDVEFVLGGGSVGGKGNGGLGWQDNGGGSAVPAGGGGVVRAAATPGEAWCVANAMAGEARLHAALDYACGPGGADCKGIQPGAACFEPNTMVAHASYAFNDYYQRKGRSIGTCDFAGAAYVVNQAPKMGKCELPSTV; via the exons ATGGCTCCCCCCCGCGGCCGCCTCCTCGCCGCGGCATTGTGCCTGCTCTTCCTCGCCGGCGCAG ACGCGGGCACCGTGGGCGTGAACTGGGGGCGGGTGGCGAACGACCTGCCCAGCCCGGCGGCGGTGGTGCAGCTGCTCAAGCAGCACGGCATCGCGCAGGTCAAGCTCTACGACACGGAGCCCGCCGTGCTGCGCGCGCTCGCCGGCAGCGGCATCAAGGTGGTCGTCGCGCTGCCCAACGAGCAGCTCGCGGCCGCCGCCAGGCGCCCCTCGTACGCGCTCGCCTGGGTGCGCCGCAACGTCGCCGCCTACTACCCGGCCACGCAGATCCAGGGCATCGCCGTCGGCAACGAGGTGTTCGCCACGGCCGCCAACGTCACGGCGCAGCTCGTCCCGGCCATGACCAACGTGCACGCCGCGCTGGCCAGGCTCAACATGGACAAGGCCGTCAAGGTGTCGTCCCCCGTCGCGCTCTCGGCGCTCGCCAACTCGTACCCGCCCTCCGCCGGCGTGTTCAGGGAGGAGCTCGCGCAGTCGGTGATGAAGCCCATGCTGGACTTCCTGGCGCGGACCGGCTCCGACCTCATGGTCAACTGCTACCCGTTCTTCGCCTACGCGGACAATGCCGGCGTCATCTCGCTCGACTATGCGCTGTTCCGCCCCAACGCCGGCGAGCTCGACTCAGGGAGCGGCCTCAAGTACTACAGCCTCCTGGACGCGCAGCTGGACGCCGTGTTCGCGGCCGTGGGCAAGCTGGGGAGCTACAACGGCGTGCACGTGGTGGTGTCGGAGACGGGGTGGCCGTCCAAGGGCGACGCCAAGGAGGTGGGCGCCGGCGCGGCCAACGCCGCGGCGTACAACGGCAACCTCGTGCGGCGCGTGCTGTCCAGGAACGCCGGCACCCCGCGGCGCCCCGACGCGGACGTCGACGTGTACCTCTTCGCGCTCTTCAACGAGAACCAGAAGCCCGGGCCGACCTCGGAGCGCAACTACGGCGTGTTCTACCCGAACCAGCAGAAGGTGTACGACGTGGAGTTCGTCCTCGGCGGCGGCTCCGTGGGAGGGAAAGGCAACGGCGGCCTCGGGTGGCAGGAcaacggcggcggcagcgcggtgcCGGCGGGAGGCGGGGGAGTTGtgagggcggcggcgacgccggGGGAGGCGTGGTGCGTGGCGAACGCGATGGCGGGCGAGGCGCGGCTGCACGCGGCGCTGGACTACGCGTGCGGGCCGGGCGGCGCGGACTGCAAGGGCATCCAGCCCGGCGCGGCGTGCTTCGAGCCCAACACCATGGTCGCCCACGCGTCCTACGCCTTCAACGACTACTACCAGCGCAAGGGCCGCTCCATCGGCACCTGCGACTTCGCCGGCGCCGCCTACGTCGTCAACCAGGCGCCCA AGATGGGCAAGTGCGAGCTCCCCTCCACAGTCTGA